The region ACATGGTCGACGACCGTGACATTCCGGCCACCTTCCTGAGTCGGACCGGGGCAATGGACCTGCATCACATAGCCCAATAGATGGGGTGGAGCAGTCTGGCGAACGAGGGCCTGCAACTGACGTCCGCACTCTTCGGAGATTGTGTCGTCCGAATCCATCCAGAAGATCCATTCTCCCGTGGCATAGCGCAGGGATTCGTTGCGGGCGGCAGAGAAGTCATCCCTCCAGGCCCAGTGATGCACTGTCGCTCCCATTGATTCGCAGATCACTGGTGTGGCGTCGGTCGAGCCGGTGTCGATGACGATCATCTCATCGACCCAGGGGCGAATACTTTCGAGGCAGGGGCCGATTGTCGTCTCGTTGTCTCGCACGATCATGCAGAGCGAGAGTTTTGGCTGGGTTGGTTGAAGTAAAAGCCCACCATCAGGCACTTGTGTCGCATGAAATGGTGATGCGGGGGGCTTAAGGCGAGAAGCCCACTTTTCCTCAAATTTCACGCGGTTTTCTTCCAGCAGGGCTCCGAAATCCAGATCGCTTGCCAGAAAGCTGCGGTGACCGAAGTGATGAACGAAACTATCGACAGCAACAATAACTTTGTATCCGGCGGTTCGGGCCCGCACACAGTAGTCGTCATCTTCGAAGTTACCGATGCCGAACCGCTCATCGAGACCACCCAGTGCCTCGTAGGTCTCGCGGCGAATCAACAGGCAAAATCCGACCAGTCGCTCCAGTGAATATCGCTCCTGATGATGCTGCTTGCCCCAGTTCCAGGCAAACCCATCAATGGCACTTAAATCGTCATAAGAAACAGGGACTTGCTGGGGGCCACTCACACAATTTGAGACCGGCCCTACCAGCCCGACCTGGGGATCGGTATTCAAAACTTCCAGCATTCGCGTTAACCAGCCAGTCGTGACAATTGTGTCGTTGTTGAGCAGCAGGAGTTGCTGGCCGCGAGCGATCGCCATTCCCTGATTCACTGCCGCTGGAAACCCTCGATTTTCTGCATTTTCAATCAAGCGGATCTCGGGTTGTGAGCGCAGGTATTCGAGAGTCCCATCTGTTGAGGCGTTATCGACGACAATGATTTCAATAGGTTCAAAAGTGCGTAAACGCAGGCTGTCGAGACAGAGGCGTGTATAGGCCAGTTGATTCCAGGTGACGAGAATGACCGATGTTAATGCAGGATTACGATGGCGCAGTCGTGCTCTATAAAGAAACTGATATGTGAAAAAGTCAGCTGCCTGCTCGCGGGTTAACCCGGAGATTCTCAGGCCTCCCACCTGCACCTCCCCCTTCGAGCCTTGCTTTTCCCACTCGGCCCATCCTGGTCCAGGAACCGCTTGAGTTGTTTCGACATCAAAGCCAGCACGAAGCAGGAGTTTTTCGATTTCATTCCGGGTAAAGAATCGAACATGATCCTCATCGAGGAGACCTGCTGATTCATAGGTGAAATGGCCATCAAGCAAGTTGCGAATGACAACATGGTTCTGAAGATTGGGGAGTGAGAGAATGAGGTGTCCTCCCGGTCGAAGTGCACCTGTCAACTTTCGCAATAAACGTTCTGGATCGCGGAGATGCTCCAGAACATCCGCAGCGACGATGACATCGAAAAATTGTGTGGGAAGCTCAAATTGCGAATGTTCCAGGTCGACATTCAGCAGGTGATCCAGACGCTGGCATGCCAATGAGGCTGCCTGTGGATCCCGTTCCAGGCCCCAGACGGCGCAGATCTGTCGTTGTTTCAGTGATTCTCCTAAACGTCCACTTCCACAACCCACATCCAGAATGGTGTTGGCATCCAGGGGGATCAGGGCCAGAACTTCAGGCCTGGCATGTTCGAAATACTCCGTCCCTTTGGAAAAGGATGTTTCCTGGATACGAGGTGTCGATGAGAACGTCTCAGGCTGCGGGACGACTGAGCGAGACATCAGTTTCTCCAGACTTTGCAGGAGGACTTTGGCACGATGGACATAAGTGTGTTCGGCCAGCACAAGTGCCCGTCCAGCACGAGCCATCTGGAGACGCTGGTCTTCATGTTTCAGGTAGTACGTCACCTGATCGATCATTTCGTCAGCTGACTCGTAGGTGATCAGGTGTTGTCCGGTGACAAAAAGTTCTTCCTGACCATTCGCTTGGAGATCGTTGGTCACCACAAGAGGGCCACATGCCAGCGATTCAAAGACCCGCATATTGATGTCGTTTTTGAGACTGCAGTTAAAAGCGATGCGGCAGCGACTGTAGATACTGGCCATCTCGTGGAAGTAAGCTCGCCCGGCAAATCCCTGTGGAAAACGCCGGATCAGGCATTCCAGCAATTGAGTCCTCGGCCCGGGAAAGAGATTGCCGACAAATCCCCAGTCCCATTCCCAAGCCTCTCCTGTGGCCACATGAATCTCGGGATCACATGCCAGGGGCAACCACCGGGCCTCAGTCAGTCCCTTCTGACGCAGGTGTTCGGCTCCATCTTTCTGTGCTGCGAAGACAGCATCGGCGGACTGGGAGTGCTGCCAGGCCCGTGGGAAATCAAGATGGGTATCAATCGCCCACCAGGCGACAGGTCCCACTCCCTGAGGCCAGGTCCAGGACAGACCATCATCGACCCAGACGTAGCCATCAAAACTTTTTGGGGAAAGTGTCGAAAGCTGATCGGGAAGGAGGTGCACCGTCTGTGGCAGGAGTGATTGAATCGCCCGCAGGAGGTACGTTCCCGTCGTCTCTGGACGGGGACGATTATCGAAGACGACAGCCACACGCTGAAGGTTCATACACCCTCCGATGAGACAAGGCCCTGGGCTCGATTTTGAAATTCCCTGCGAGTACTTTCGAATAATGGGCGGTAATGCCGATCGAGTATCGAATTCCACGTAAATTCTTTTTCAAATCGTTCGCGACCGCGGATTCCCAGGCTTCTTCGAAGCGAGGAATCATCCAAAAGCCGTTCAATTTGTCTCGAAAGAGCAGGGCTGTCTCCCGGCGGAAACAAGAGTCCCGTCGCCTCATCCAGAACGGTAAAAGACAATCCGCCAATGGCACTGGCGATGACAGGACGACCTGCCGCCATCCCTTCCACGGCCGTTCGACCAAGTGCTTCTTCCGCAATGGTGGGGCAGATCACGATATCACACGATTGCATGACCTGTGGCAGATGGGCCTGAGATTGCCATCCCACAAACTTCACAAAAGGATCTGCGAGATCCAGAGGCTCATCGGTGACCACCAATTGGAAGTCCTGTCGATGCTGCCAGAGCTGACGAGCCGCCTCCAGAAGCACATGAAACCCTTTCATGGGTTCCTGAACCAGGCCTGCAAAGAGCAGTCGCACGACATGTTCGGGGTGGCGAGGCGCAGTCTGTGCGATCGGAAAACGGGCCGGATCAAACCCGCTGGGAACCACATGCACTGCTTGAGCGAACGGCTTACAGGCTTCGGCAATCAGCGGATTGACTGCCAGAATTCCCGTTGCCTGGGCAAAGACCCGGCGCAGCCGCTGGCTGTACTCAGGGGTCCCAAAGCCTGCCAGCGCACGCTCCCGGCGATGCAGTCCTCCCGAGAAACGCTCATTCTCAGTGACGCACTGGATGCAGATCTCTGGTGTCGCCAGTTGCTGTCTGGGACAGGAGCGGGGGACAGGTGCAATCTGGAGCAGCCGAACATTGTTGAGCGGGCACAGGCACTCCTGAGCGGCAAGGCGTAGAAAAGTGGGATATCCCTCACACGCTTCTGCCAGAATGGGTTTCATGGACCAGCTATCAGTCACAATCACAGCGTCTGGAGAAAACTGGCGAAGTACCTGCTGCAATCGGTGCTGAATCTGGAGAGCATTCCAATCCGAAGCCTGCATCAGCAATTCTTCGAGAGGCCAATCCACAGGTTCCTGGATCTGACCCAATTGCCAGGCATCGTAACGAAAAGAGAAATGCCGAACGGGATAACCTGCTCGATGCAGGAATCGAGCCAGTTCCGCAGTATGCACGGTCCCACCACCGGTGGAGGGCCAGTTAAAGAGCAGACTGATGATGGCGATGCGGGGTAATGAGTGATTTTGCTCAGTGGTCCAGGTGTCGGGGCAACTTGTCTCTTTCGCCCTCGACCGTTCGGTGTCTGACGCCAACCATCGGTCTCGATTGACAATCGGTATCTTCCAGGATGGATCACAGCGGAGAGCCTGTTCAAAACTATCGATCGCCGTCGCATGATCCGACTGCAGTGCAGCAATCACACCCAGTCCATTCCAGATTCGTGCCTGAGATCTTGAGTCTTGAAGATCTTTCTGGAGCTGATGAAACAGCGACTGGCCTTTTGCCATCTCTCCGTTGGCAATGCAGGCTTCGGCCTCAAGCAACTGATCTTCGGTGAGGCTTTCCTGGAGGGAAGTGAACTCCCCGGAAGACCCTGGAAAAGATCGATCGTTCATAGGAGGTCCCTCTGCAGAGGGACAGACATCAGTTTATGGAACAGCCAGGCCCAGCGAATGGCAATCCGCCGCAGGCTCAAGACTTCTCGAAGTGCTGCTCCGAACTGAAGGCATTCTTGCCGGTATTCTGGTGATAACCAGTTGTCGTCTGTGGGGCTGACTGCTCGAAACCCCAATTGTTGGAGGATCTGCGCCGGGTTGCTTTCAGGTTCTAGTGCGATCGGTATCCCTGACGCCAGGTAGTCACAAGCCTTCGTGGCCGGTTTGTGTCGTGCACGAAAATCATCCCCCTTAATGTCAATCGCAGCGGAGCAACGATCGAGCCAGCGGAGATGGTTTTCCGGAGTCCAGGGATGGACTTCGACGGGCTGAAGAGCACGAATCTGCTGATGAATCCTGTTCCGACCTGCTAGGTCAGATTCATCAGTTAAAATCACCAGTTCACGGGGAAGTTTGTGACCCTTGAGCCAAGTGACCAGCGGTTCGAGATTTGCCTGGACACCGACCCATAAAATGGGTCCCTGATCAGAGCGTTGGGCATTGAGTTCTGTCACGTACTTAACGTGATGCGGAATGTCAAAAGTGGGGGCAAATGGGCGGAAATAAGCCTGGAGTGAGGGGGCGTGTGTGACAATCGCGTGACACAGCTTGAGCCGCTGGGCATCCTGCTGAATTTCGATGTCACTGAAGTAGATATCCACTGGGCAGAAAACAATCCGAGACGATCGTCTTAGTACCTGCAAAGTTTCCAGCGAGGGGAGAAACTTGATAATCACCACGATATCAGCCGCGGGGATCTCTGTTGAGAAAGAACAGGTTTCAAACTCGTGTGAAAGTCCTCGTTGCAGATCTGCTCCCAGCCACTGCCACGACCCAAAATGGGGCAATTCCGGGCCGAAAGCGAGAGTTGTTCGCATCAAGGACATGGAGTCTCCACTCAGTTCCGATCGGAATTGATCGGTTTGATTCTGGGGAGAAATCTCATCCATCAACCACTAAGGAGAGTTTGTTCACCAGTTGAGTGGCCGAAGTCTGCCATGCTCATGAGCAAAAAGCTAGACCTTGTTAGTGAAATTTTTGTCAACAATTTTCTGCTATGATAACTGAAGTGATCTGGGCAAGATCTGCTGGAGATGATGAGCGGATTGGCCTCCAGTTATTCGTGCGAAACCTGAATTAAGGCCTTCAGAGATTCAACAGACTCCGGCTTTTCGTCGGGCCAATCTTTCCAAGATACTTGAAACGAGTGGATTCCCTGCCACTGCGATTTTCGGCTCAGGAGCTGTGTTTCAAGGGCGTCCAGCAAGACTTGATTGACCAGTTTTTGCACAAGACGCCCTCCTTCCTGATGGTGGCTGGAGGTCGACTTTTCATGAGCCCACACTCCCAATTGATGGGGGATTCGTGGTGAAAGAGTGAGCCTGATTTCCAGCTTCCGTGCCCAAGATTCCTGGAGCCGCTGGCAGGCGGCTTCCGCGATGCCAATGAA is a window of Planctopirus limnophila DSM 3776 DNA encoding:
- a CDS encoding glycosyltransferase — its product is MNDRSFPGSSGEFTSLQESLTEDQLLEAEACIANGEMAKGQSLFHQLQKDLQDSRSQARIWNGLGVIAALQSDHATAIDSFEQALRCDPSWKIPIVNRDRWLASDTERSRAKETSCPDTWTTEQNHSLPRIAIISLLFNWPSTGGGTVHTAELARFLHRAGYPVRHFSFRYDAWQLGQIQEPVDWPLEELLMQASDWNALQIQHRLQQVLRQFSPDAVIVTDSWSMKPILAEACEGYPTFLRLAAQECLCPLNNVRLLQIAPVPRSCPRQQLATPEICIQCVTENERFSGGLHRRERALAGFGTPEYSQRLRRVFAQATGILAVNPLIAEACKPFAQAVHVVPSGFDPARFPIAQTAPRHPEHVVRLLFAGLVQEPMKGFHVLLEAARQLWQHRQDFQLVVTDEPLDLADPFVKFVGWQSQAHLPQVMQSCDIVICPTIAEEALGRTAVEGMAAGRPVIASAIGGLSFTVLDEATGLLFPPGDSPALSRQIERLLDDSSLRRSLGIRGRERFEKEFTWNSILDRHYRPLFESTRREFQNRAQGLVSSEGV
- a CDS encoding glycosyltransferase; protein product: MNLQRVAVVFDNRPRPETTGTYLLRAIQSLLPQTVHLLPDQLSTLSPKSFDGYVWVDDGLSWTWPQGVGPVAWWAIDTHLDFPRAWQHSQSADAVFAAQKDGAEHLRQKGLTEARWLPLACDPEIHVATGEAWEWDWGFVGNLFPGPRTQLLECLIRRFPQGFAGRAYFHEMASIYSRCRIAFNCSLKNDINMRVFESLACGPLVVTNDLQANGQEELFVTGQHLITYESADEMIDQVTYYLKHEDQRLQMARAGRALVLAEHTYVHRAKVLLQSLEKLMSRSVVPQPETFSSTPRIQETSFSKGTEYFEHARPEVLALIPLDANTILDVGCGSGRLGESLKQRQICAVWGLERDPQAASLACQRLDHLLNVDLEHSQFELPTQFFDVIVAADVLEHLRDPERLLRKLTGALRPGGHLILSLPNLQNHVVIRNLLDGHFTYESAGLLDEDHVRFFTRNEIEKLLLRAGFDVETTQAVPGPGWAEWEKQGSKGEVQVGGLRISGLTREQAADFFTYQFLYRARLRHRNPALTSVILVTWNQLAYTRLCLDSLRLRTFEPIEIIVVDNASTDGTLEYLRSQPEIRLIENAENRGFPAAVNQGMAIARGQQLLLLNNDTIVTTGWLTRMLEVLNTDPQVGLVGPVSNCVSGPQQVPVSYDDLSAIDGFAWNWGKQHHQERYSLERLVGFCLLIRRETYEALGGLDERFGIGNFEDDDYCVRARTAGYKVIVAVDSFVHHFGHRSFLASDLDFGALLEENRVKFEEKWASRLKPPASPFHATQVPDGGLLLQPTQPKLSLCMIVRDNETTIGPCLESIRPWVDEMIVIDTGSTDATPVICESMGATVHHWAWRDDFSAARNESLRYATGEWIFWMDSDDTISEECGRQLQALVRQTAPPHLLGYVMQVHCPGPTQEGGRNVTVVDHVKVFRNRPDLRFEHRIHEQILPAIRRAGGDVAFTDIHVIHSGSDHSVEGKARKLERDFRLLELDLKERPEHPFVLFNLGMTCCDCGRHREAVDYLNRCLAVSTPAESHVRKAYAILLSSLYALSQHHEGNSIAQRALQLFPNDKELLFRAAMLAHIRGEFAEAESHYLKILNTKWDIAFSSVDADLSGYKALHNLAIVYMDSNHPEKALKAWNQILSQHPDYLPAQSGISEVMNILNVNC